GGGCGGAAATTCCGGATCGCGATATCCGCCTCCCGCCGGCGCAGATCGACTGCGGTGTTGGTTGCGATGAGTTCGATGTCGATGCCCGGCGCCTCGCGCCGAAGCTTCTCCACGAGGGCCGGCAACAGGAACGCCGAGTAGATCTCGTTGGCCGTGATGCGGACCAGCCCGGTGACGCTCTGCGATTGTCCGCCGGCCGCAAGCGAGACACGCCCCGCGGCGTCGCCCATGGCTCGAACGTGGTCGAGCAGCTCGCGCCCGCTCGGCGTCAGCGTAAGGCTCCGCCCCACGCGCTCGAACAGCACCACGCCCAGCTCATCCTCGAGCGCGCTCACCTGACGCCCGAGTGTCGGCTGCGCCATGCCAAGCGCACGCGCCGCTGCCGTGAGCGAGCCCTCTTCCGCGGTGACCAGGAAGGCCCGCGCCCGATTCCAATCGAAATTGACCGTCCGCCAGTCCATGCATTTTCGCATA
This DNA window, taken from Corallococcus coralloides DSM 2259, encodes the following:
- a CDS encoding LysR family transcriptional regulator → MDWRTVNFDWNRARAFLVTAEEGSLTAAARALGMAQPTLGRQVSALEDELGVVLFERVGRSLTLTPSGRELLDHVRAMGDAAGRVSLAAGGQSQSVTGLVRITANEIYSAFLLPALVEKLRREAPGIDIELIATNTAVDLRRREADIAIRNFRPTQPDLIATRLRDDPMRLYAATRYLARIGNPRTPKALSRADFIGFGGTDAMLDGLNGLGLSLTRRNFPVLAGNHLVHWEMVKQGIGVGVAPERVGDAEPLVRRALPSLAPWVLPIWLTTHRELNTSKRIRRVFDLLAAELGR